One stretch of Molothrus aeneus isolate 106 chromosome 2, BPBGC_Maene_1.0, whole genome shotgun sequence DNA includes these proteins:
- the TAF1D gene encoding TATA box-binding protein-associated factor RNA polymerase I subunit D: MTDTDEPQASGSDYPDAQELISHQEEEPSEVCSWQRSTGTERSRQKVAAPGESADHPNSMCKSSAASTEVLLISSDSESDVSAARPQCSIAPSKQKRRSQSSRQQAESGTEVPDNESSSDSSLSPQSPGKSLAVPKQQKSKLNLKAIFAYHFRGRKFKAAAHRKYKIQARKSKKKKYESTHMPTGRPPLTASPQEQKRRLLDRGFQFPFVEKHYGEKHIPLKMVLGYEQAAAKGYFKYIEVLKYEEHLKKALKALQASDDLEKECMVLRKHKYLDDEGPISPIEETDDDEDSLNSDTQEQLDARVVENSSFILSSTIPKKKKLKPRRKHAKTPEVIEIVDE, from the exons ATGACTGATACTGATGAGCCCCAGGCTTCTGGCTCTGATTACCCTGATGCCCAGGAGCTGATCAGCCATCAGGAGGAGGAGCCATCTGAGGTGTGCTCATGGCAAAGGAGTACAGGAACAGAGCGGTCAAGGCAGAaggtggctgctcctggggagtCTGCAGATCATCCCAACAGCATGTGTAAATCATCAGCTGCCTCAACTGAGGTTTTACTGATCAGCAGTGATTCAGAAAG tgaCGTCTCTGCTGCTCGTCCTCAGTGCTCCATTGCACcttcaaagcagaaaaggcGATCTCAATCTTCAAGGCAACAAGCTGAATCTGGTACAGAAGTACCTGACAATGAAAGCTCCTCAGACTCTTCACTGTCTCCCCAAAGTCCAGGGAAATCATTGGCTGTTCCCAAGCAGCAGAAGTCAAAACTCAATTTGAAGGCCATTTTTGCCTATCACTTTAGGGGAAGGAAGTTCAAAGCCGCCGCACACcgaaaatacaaaatacaggCACGgaagagcaagaagaaaaagtatGAGAGCACACACATGCCCACAGGGAGGCCCCCACTGACAGCCTCACCTCAGGAACAAAAGAGAAGGCTTCTAGACAGAGGTTTTCAGTTCCCTTTTGTTGAAAAACATTATGGGGAGAAACATATTCCCTTAAAGATGGTTCTTGGCTATGAG CAAGCAGCTGCAAAGGGATATTTCAAGTACATTGAAGTGCTTAAATATGAAGAACAtcttaaaaaagctttaaaagccCTTCAGGCCAGTGACGACTTAGAAAAAGAGTGTATGGTGTTACGGAAGCACAAATACTTAGATGATGAAGGCCCCATTTCCCCTATTGAGGAGACAGA tgatgatGAGGACAGCTTGAATTCTGATACTCAGGAACAACTTGATGCCAGAGTAGTG GAGAACAGCTCTTTTATTCTAAGCAGCacaattcccaaaaaaaagaagttaaagcCACGAagaaaacatgccaaaacaccTGAAGTGATTGAAATAGTGGATGAATAA